The Anas acuta chromosome 14, bAnaAcu1.1, whole genome shotgun sequence DNA window GGCGCAGGACTTGGCAGCACCGGGAGCTTCCTCCTCCATCTGGCCATGGCGctgctcccccttccctccccgacccttcccttcctgctcccccCAACCAGCACCAAAAACCCACCAGGCAGCTCGCCCAGCACAACGCCGGGAACCAACTGCACCCAAGGGTCTCCCCAAacccaccagcagctcccagtgccaccagcatcCTGCAACCATCTCCgcggggcagagctgggtgcctgctggctgcgggtgcgctgctggcagctggagcGCCGGGGCGGTTGGCCACGGCTGCCGGGAGCCTCGTGCTGCTTCGCCCACCTCCCCCTGCCATCAACACCCTGCCTGGGGTCCCACGCTCGGGGacagctccccgggcagcccATGCACCACCGAGCCCCGCTGCATGAAGGATTGGCCCCGCTGGTGTGGCCAGAGCTCCTACTGGGACCAGTATTTGGGCACGCTGGGAGCTACTGGGGGAGGATGCGCTTAATGAGCCGAGGCGTCTCCAAAGATTGAAAGACTCCAGGACCCATCCCAGGAACAAAAGGAGGCGTTTGTCAGGCGCTGAGAGACGGGCTCGTTAATTCCTCCTGGCTGTCACACTTATCTGTAATGAATTTGTGCTCcgctgtattatttttaatacaatagGAGCGGTGCCGCCCGCCCACCGCCCGGCTGCCGGGAGTGCTGACGTCAGCGCCCGGAGCGGGGCTGCTGCGGGACGGACGGATGGgtggacggacggacagacggacaggcCAAATGTGAGCCTGTCCCACCGCCCCCATGCCCATCCCGCAGCGGGTGCCAGGGCAGGAGGAATTTTTGCATGGAGGTGGAAAATTGAGTTGTTGGTCGGGGTGGGAGGAGGCGGAGGGCTTGGGGCTGGTGGAGGAGCGTGCTGGGCTTGGGGGAgtgttttggggtgcagggagcagggggggagcaggaggaacgTGTCCTCTCTGCGTTATCCCCGTGCTGAGAGCCGTCTGCCCCCGCAGCCACGCGTCGTGGTGCTGCGTGCGCCCGCGTGGCTCCGTCGGTGCCGCGTGCCCCACGGAGGTGCGGGGCTGTGGGATGTAGCTGCGAGCATCCCCGCAGGGCTGCGGCTCCGGGGCCTCGCCAGCAACCACCAGATAGCCCCAAAGCTGCGCTCGGAGCTCTGCTAATCTGATTTGCAAAGAGCTCGCCTGGTCTCTACCCGCACACGGCTGGATTCATTCGCAGGCGCCGGTGGGGCACGGGGTGCGCACCCAGCCCAGCGCCTCCGCACCCCGAGCTCCACTGCAGCCACGTGGGTGTTGGGGCTGCGAGGCCACCACATGTCCCCAGCACCTCGTGTCCGGGCACCCCTTGCCTGCCGTGGTCTCCCCCTGGGTGTCAGCGCCAAAAATTCCGAGCTGGGGGCTCCGCGTGGCTGCGGTGATTTATCGGGGACTTTAACAGCTCCCGCAGCCGCCCTGCGCCTCTGCAATTAATCACGGCTGCTCCTGGAGAGCCACGGAGTTACCGAGGCCTGGCTGGGGGCTCGTGGGGGCTCGTGGGGGGCTCTGATCCCCTGGGACCAAGGGGTCCCGGGGACAAGCGTGGGCTGGGGGTCAGGGGGACGGATCAGGGTGGGGGGCACAAGCATGGGTTGGGGGTCAGGGTGATGAATTGTGGTCAGGGCGATTAATTAGGGTCAGGGCGATGAATTAGGGTCAGGGTGACAAATTGGTGCCGCTCGGGGTGTCCGGGGGGGGGTCAGCTCCCCGCCACCGCCTCGCTCGGGCCGTTCATTGCGGCGGAGGTGAATCATTGAATCAttgcagcgggggggggggagcagcggggcGGCGCTGCCCGGTCCCAGCAACAttccccgggggggtcccggtgtgtgtgtgtttagggggggggtcccggcccccTCCCGTGCCACCCCCTACGCGCACACCCGCACTGCCCGGTGCcggcggggagcggagcggagctgGGGGTGGCTCCCGGTGTtcaggggggggggggatccaGGCGTGTccggggagtggggggggggggcgggatcggggcggggcggggcggggcggcggcagcCGAGAGCCGCGGCGGAGCCGGTGAGTGCTGAACGGTGCTGAACGGACAGCGCCGCCGCTGCGGCACCGGGCGGCACCGGGAGGGCCCCGcgccgcagcccccggggaggggaagggttggggagggggagggcaCGCCCCCGAGGGTCCCCGCGCCACCGCTGCCATCCCCTCGCCGTAGCCCCGTCCCGCGTCCGTCGCGTCCCCCCGCCGTGtcaccccccccacacctcctCCCGGTGGTGCCTGCATGCCCGGTGTGCCCTCCCGTGGGGGCTGGCCCCGTGTCCCTGCTTGTGACTCCCCCCTTTCGggtgtccccctcccccctgCGGTGTCCGTGCACCCCGCTCCGTGGTCCCGCTGTCCCGGGCACCCCCagtttccttcccccccccccctgtcCTCGCCGTCCGGTATCACCGTGTCTCCGGTGTCCCCTGAGCCCCCCCGCGGCTGGCACCGCCACGGAGCCCTGGGTGGAACAGacccccccgtccccatccctatccccatccctgtccccatcccagtgctgTGGGGTTCCCCAGTGCAGGGACCAACAAACTTCCCCAGTACCAGTTAGTGGGGGCCCCcccgctgcctgctgcagggtcctgaaCGAGGGGGGGAATCCACGAGGCTGCGGTACCACggggtgcacacacacaccaccaaCTGCACGCATGgtgccagcactgcctgcaCCCCAGGGCAcacggggggggcacacacACGCAtgcccagcccccccccacaccccccactCACCCCCCTGCGAGCAGCCTGCAACACCCCCACACGCGCAGCTCGCTCTGCAAAGCGCCGTGCACGCATCCCCCCAAGCCACCCGcacgcccccggccccgcacacacacacacgcacgccCAAACccggcccgcagccccccccccagcatgcAAACACGCTCAGCAGCACGGCGGCGCGCAGCCTGCGAGCCCGTGCGCGCACACACCCGCCGCCCGCCTGCCCCTACCCGCACAGCTTGCAAAGCCCCAAAGTCGCGCACGGAGCTTGCAAACAGGCTGCACACCCCCACGCCGTGTGGGCACGCGCAGCCTCCGGCCCCCCCCAAATTTGTACACACACAGAGCGTGTGCCCGGTGTGTAAACACGGCCCGCGAACACCCCTCCTGAGCAAACACGCGGTCAGCGCTGCAATGTGCCCAGGGCGCACTGACGGCGTGCCACGCGCCTGCAAACCCCAAAAAGTCACAACCTGCCGGTAGCTGTGGCTCCTTCCCTCCGCAGAGCACAGGCATTGCAGCACCGGGGCGCGTTGTCCTCCCCAGGCTGGCTTTGTCCCCACCGTGCACAGGGACACAGTGGTGGCACGGTGGTGGCACGGTGGGTTGCGGTGCTCCCAGTTCCGTGCCACCCACTGAGTGCAGTGCCACGGTGGAAGCCCCTCTGGAGCTGAGTCCTCAGGGGtgcaccctgcagcccaaggGTCTAGCACGGTGCTGGGGCAGCGGGGACCCCATGCTCGGTGTCCCCAACGCTGtccctctctccctgcccagGTGGCCCTGGTCGGCGAGCACGGACGGCAGTGGATGAGCGCTGGGCACCGGCCTAGCCACACGCACACACCGGCACCATGGACTTCGTCATGAAGCAAGCGCTGGGCGGTGAGTGGGGGCGATGCCGTGGGGTGACAGCACGCTCAGCACCCCTGGGAACGCGGTGCAGGCAGTCAGGGAGGGCCACTGCAGGGGATCCAGCAGCCGCTGGAGTCCTCCGGGGTTCCCGGCGCCGGCAGTGCCTGGCGGGGGattcccagctctcctgccGCGAGGTGGGATTCCCCAGCGGGTCCCCTGGGTGCCAGCGCCGGAGGAGCTGCAGGCGTCTCCCCGGGCTGATGCTCAACTAGGGCAGCGCAGGCAGCCTGCGGCGCTCCCGTCCCCGCAGCCTCCAGAGCCCATCTGCAGCCGGCTCCGGTGGCACTGGGGACGAGGGGACCCCGGGTTGTCCTTGCAGGCTGGCTCCATGCCCTGCGTGGCTCTGGTAGCCAGCCTTGGGGTCTTGTACTGCACAGCTGAGGGTCTCGTCCCGCACAGGGGCCACCAAGGACATGGGGAAGATGCTGGGGGGCGAGGAGGAGAAGGACCCCGACGcgcagaagaaggaggaggagaggcaggaagCGCTGcgccagcaggaggaggagcggAAAGCCAAGCACGCCCGCATGGAGGCCGAGCGGGAGAAAGTCCGGCAGCAGATCCGCGACAAGGTGGGCGCACGGCTCCCTGCCCCACggctccctgccccaggggctgggacCGCTGGGCAGCGAGGGGCAGGGGGCGCAGGGCGGGcagtgccccctccccgccacCCCGCTCAGGGCCCGTGTCCCCGCAGTACGGgctgaagaagaaggaggagaaggaggcggAGGAGAAAGCGGCGCTGGAGCAGCCGTGTGAGGGCAGCCTGACGCGCCCCAAGAAAGCCATCCCGGCGGGCTGCGGGgacgaggaagaggaggaggaggagagcatcCTGGACACCGTGCTCAAGTACCTGCCCGGCCCGCTGCAGGATATGTTCAAGAAGTAACGGCACCGCCAACCCTGCcatggggtgctggggcacaggcgccctcctcctcctccctccgaCTCCTCCATCAGTTCCCTtggccccgggggggtccccgcaccccctccccgcctccctccACCCCGTCCTCCCCCCGACCacccgccccgtcccgtccaggcagggccccccccgaCCACGTTGTGCCAAAGGGGAGCTTCCCTGGCCGGACAGGGCGACCCGGGACCAAATGCACTGATGTGACCTCGCGGCAGGCTGGGGGCACCTCAGGCCCCACCGGACCCCGGGGCggctccccgtgcccccggccctgcccctctgccccccaccaccctcccacccacccggggggggcccgggcAGGCCTCCGTGTGCCCGCCCTCgcccccagcactgccaccctgccctgccccaccCTGGGCCATGCCCAAAGCACAAAGCCAGGCGCCCTGCCCGCAGCTCCCCCATCCCCGCTCCCTGCTGGGGTCCCCCGGGGCTACCCGGTGCACCCCAGCAtcgggttgggggggggggttggaggggaccccccccacctccctccccttctccccgcATCTCTGGCCCCATAGTTAAAGCCATATCAGTTAGACTGCAATACTTCAGCACCGGGAGGAGCGGGCGCCGCGCTCCGCCAACCGTGTACAAAGGCGCGTGcggggcagggaccccccctgccccgtcccccccgccccgtcccATCCCCGccgtcccccccccaccgcTCGCTCGTCCGTGTCtccgccccgctgccccctcaCCCCCTTCCCCTTTTACCCCCCCGTTCTCGCATCGGTGTCCGTGTGCCAGGGTGCGCCCCCGTTGCTCCGTGCGTCCTCGTGTCCACTGCTCACGCCTCCACCACCCCCCTCCCAAAGCCCCCCGCTGTCCCCGGGGGGCTGCCCGCGGCGCTGAGCCAAGAGCCCCCGTGCCCACGGGCTGCAATAAACCcagcgcggggctgggggctgccccccccctccccggcgcTGGCCACACACGGGTCCCCCCCGGGGCCTGGGAAGGGACCCCGGGCGAGGCAGCCCGGGCACGTCCCAGGTGCCACCGCTCGCGCCCCGAtgggggggacggggggcacACCGCCGCCCCGGCCTGTCCCTTGCTGTGCTGCCACCCCCTTGACCCCCCCGTGCTTCCTctgccacagcccccagccgcTCGCCCCGGCCCTTTTAGGGAGGCGGAGGGCGGCTCAGGGCGCCGCAGTCATGCTGTGACCATCCTGCTCGAACTAGTCTTTGACAAACGAATAAAATAAAGGGATTTGTACATTGCTCCGGCCTTCGCTCGGCTCTCACTGCCCCACACCGACATCTCCCATCCCTCCGTGCCCCCGTTAGGGCTGAAAGCTGGCCGCTCGTCACACTACGGGATGCCACAGGGCTCGTCCTCACCCCATGGGGCACCCAAAAGCACCCAGGCTGGGCcacagggaaaggggaaggcCTCCCTGGCTCCCATTCCCCAGTGCCTTCCCTGAAAACAccctgtgtggggctggggacaaggGAAAAGGCTTTGGGGCCCATCCTACAAACCCACGGGTACAGCAGGGGggctcctgcccttcccctggGCTCTGGGACTCCCCCCACAGAATATGTGGGGGCACCCACAGGGTACGAGGGCTCTTTTTGCTCTCCTGCTGTTGAGGTTGGGGACACCCCAAGTCCAGTTCCCCAAAAACAGGAGGCCCTGGGCAGCGGGGTGcctcgtgcccccccccagccaggcagggcccccagccctgcagggctctgctcgCAGCCAGCCTCAGCCTCGACCGATTTGCCATCGTTTAAGAGCAAAGAGCTCGGCTGTTACCCAGGCGGCATCAGCGGAGCAGTCACCTGGAAAAGCCTCTGTCAGGAGGAAATATCGGGCGAGGGAATGATAAAGATCACGCAGGGAAGGTCTCCATCGCAGgcaggctgcaccagcaccgCCTCGCCGTGCCCAGCTGCGACGTGACAGGGTCCTGGGGTGGGAAAattggctctgccctgctgggggtgcggggacggggacacggggacgggcTGGGGTCACCTGCTGCCAGCATGGCCCTGCTCCATCCATGGGGGTGCTGCCAGAGCGCAGCGGGGAGGGCAGGGTGGGGGGAAACAGGATGGGGATGGCCCCACAGAGCTGTCCCCATTCTCTGTGcggtgtccctgctgctccagcGTGGGGGCGCAGCGCCCTCTGGTGCGGTGACAGCacaggacatggggacatggggatggggacagtgaGAGGGAAGGGGCCAGTGGCTCAGCacctccctttttcccccactcacctcctcctgcccccacaACAGCCACAGGCGCCTTCGTTACGGAAGAGGATTTatcaaaattataaaaacaaccacacatacaaaaaaaaaaaaatatgccccAGCAGGGGGTAAACATCCCCCAGCCCATGcatcccccccaccctccccgtGCTGCCCCACACGGGATAGAGACGGGGGACGTGTGGGAGGGGAAGCAGGCGGAGCTCTGGTGCTTCCCTCACCCCCAGGCCATGAGTGTGATTCTCTTCAGTGATTCTCTTTGGCCACTTGCCTTCAGAACAGGCCCTGCGTGGCCTGGAGACAAGGCAGCCCTGAGACAGTGaggggggggctgtgctggcaccCCCAGCCTCACCAGCCCACCAGCTGCTTTTTACAAACGCTCTCGAGAGCGGCACACGAGGAGCTGGGACAACAACACAAGGGCACTGCCAGGTGGGTGAGGAGGGGAGCGACctcctcagcccctcctcaccCCGTTCCTACGCTACCCGAGCACCCTCCCAATCCCGGGGGCAGGGCAGCATCGCCTCCCCActgccctgccccgctgccGTTTCCTTAGGAGTCATTGGGGAGCCCAAAGAGCTTGACAGTGCCCGCCTCCCGGCTGCTGTCGTATTTGCCATCTTTGTCGTCGCAGGCGAAGGCCAGCAGCGGCCTCTTCGGGTGCCACGCCACTGTGAAGGTGGGGGACTCGCACTGCACCTCCCAGAGCTTCTCTCCTGCACGGAAAAGGCCCCACGTCAGCGCAGCCCCGCGCTGCACGCTGCCCCGTGGCGCGCAGCAGGGCCAAGCacctgcctcctccctcccacgCAGGGCAGCGGAGGAGCAAACGCTGCTTCAGCGCCTTTTAATCACCTGGTGACAAGGCTCAGACACGACACGCAGACCTACAAGGGATTAGCGAGGCAGAGGCTCCCTCTTCTGGCGCTCTGCTGCGCACACCAAGCTCCTGCAGTGCCCTCCCAGCTCCACCAGCGCTTCTCCACCCGATTCCCCCCTTACTGCTCCCCGAAATTAAGCCGTTACCTGTCTCCACCTCCGCAATGTCAATGAAGTGATCCTCTGATGCCGACGCCAGCATCTTCCCGTCGTGGCTGAAGCTCAGCGTTCGCACGGGCCAgtccagcctgcagcaggagggcaaaGCAGAG harbors:
- the CPLX2 gene encoding complexin-2 → MDFVMKQALGGATKDMGKMLGGEEEKDPDAQKKEEERQEALRQQEEERKAKHARMEAEREKVRQQIRDKYGLKKKEEKEAEEKAALEQPCEGSLTRPKKAIPAGCGDEEEEEEESILDTVLKYLPGPLQDMFKK